The nucleotide sequence AGATGAGTGTCGTCGGGCCGCGGCCGGTGATGCCGGTGCTCGACGAGGAATTCGAGCGGCAGGTGCGTTCCTACCGCTCGAAACACTGGGTGAAACCCGGGATCACGGGCTTGGCGCAAAGCGAAGGCTACCGGGGTGAAATTCAGACCCCGGAGCAACTCCACGAGCGGATCCGGCTCGATTTGTACTACATCGCGCATTGGTCGATGTGGTTGGACGTGCAGATTACCCTGAAGACGCTGCGCCAGGTTTTTCTGCCGCCGAAGTCGGCCTATTGAGTTCCAGGCGAAGGCCGTTTGTCTCCGGTCGGCGGGCACAGAGCGCGAGCAAGCTCGCGGGTCCGCGCCGAGCGGCCCGAGCCGGGCTCAGAAATTGCGCGTGTATTGGGCGCCGGTCGGATCCTCGAACGTGAGGGAGGAGGAAGTGATGCCGATGAGTTTCAGGCCCATCTCATGCTCGACCAGGTCGCCGGCGCGATAGACGCGATCGTTCATCAGGACCTTGCTATCAGTGGCCGAGGCGCGGATGCCCGCGACCCGGATGGATTCGATGTACGTGGTGGCGCGAGCGTCCAGTCGACGCGGAGGGGTGGCGGCGCGGGCGGGCTCCGCAACGGTTGGGGCGGCGGGCTGGGCGGCGGGCCGGGTTTCGGCCACCCGGGCGGCGGGCGGCTCGGCCACGGCGGGCGGCGGTGCGAGCGGGACGACGAACACGTTGGGGGTGGTCGGGGCCGGAGCGGGCTGGGTGGTGGCGGCGATCGCCGGAGGGGGCATATTCGCCGGGACGATCACCGCGGGTTTTTCCGCCGGAGCCGGGGCGACGGGGCCAGAGGAGGGGCGCAGGAGGAAGAATCCGGCGACAAGCACGACGAGCACACCCGCCCCACCGAGCCCAAGATAGAGCGGGGTGGATGAGGCCGGTTTGCCGCGGCGGGAAATGTGCCGCGGGGATTCGCCGCCGATGGTGGGCATGGCGGCCAGGGGCGGCGCCTCGCCGGTCCGCTGTTTCTGGGCTTTCTTGAGCGCGTCGTTGATCAGGCTCATGTCAGTCGGTCAGGCGCTCCAAGTCGCGGGCGGCACGGCGGGCGTCCCAGTAGTTGACCTCGTCCGATTCGCGGATGAAGGCGGAGAGGAGGGACTTGTCGCAAAGATTGTTGATGATGCGGGGAATGCCCCGGCTCGACTTGTAGAGCCGGCGGAGCGCCCAGGAGGTGAAATGCGGGCGGCCCATGCTGCCGGAGACGGTGAGGCGGTGGGAGATGTAGCGGTCCATCTCGTCGCGGGTGAAGGGGCGGAGCTCGTAGTGGACGAGGATGCGCTGGCGGAGCTGGCGCAGTTCCTCGGCGGCGAGGCGGTCCTTCAGCTCCGTCTGGCCCATGAGCACGATCTGGAGGAGCTTCTGTTTGTCGGTTTCGAGATTGGACAGCAGGCGCACCTGTTCGAAGACCTCGAAGGAGAGATTCTGGGCCTCGTCGATGATGAGGACGATCTCCCGGCCCTTGGCGATGCGGTCGAGCAGGACCTGGTTCATCTGCGCGACGAGGTCGTTCTTGCTGCGGGCGAGGTTGGGTTCGCCCAACTCGGTGAGGATGGCCTTCAGCATCTGCGTCTCGGTGACGCGGGGGTTGAGGACCAGGGCCGTGTCGTAATGGGCCGGGTCGAGCTCGCTGAGGAATTTGCGGCAGAGGGTGGTCTTGCCGCAGCCGACCTCGCCGATGAGCACGATGAAGCCCTTTTTCTCGTGGACGCCGTATTTCAGATGCTGCAAAGCCTCCTGGTGAGTGTTGCTGAGGTAGAGAAACTTCGGGTCCGGAGTGATGTGGAACGGCATTTCCGTAAAACCGTAGTAGCTTTGATACATCGTCCGGCAAGTATTTGGGCTGCACGGGAAAAAGCACGCCAAAACAACGTCAACCGGCTTTGAAAAACGTTGCCTGAGCCCCGGCGCGCACCTTTATCTGGCCGCCTTCTTCCCGGATGAATCCCAGCAAACTGGTCAACGGAACCTTCGCCGTGCTTTTCACGGGCATCGCGCTGTGGGCGGTGGTCTTTTTCGTGGAAATGAACCGGGAGCTCAAGGCCCTGCAGTTGCAGGAGGCGGCCAACCTGCGCCGTCTGGCGGCGGCCGAGGCGAAGCTGAAGGAACAAACCGAGTATCTGGAGCGCCTGCGCCACGACCCGGCGTTGTTGGAGAGGATCATCCGCCAGAAACTCGGCTTCGCCAAGGGCGATGAATTTGTCTTCCGCTTTGAGAAACCCCTTCCATGAACACCGACTCCCTGATTTCCACCTATCGCGCCGCCGGCCAAGGCCAGGTCTTTGCCTTTTGGGAGTCGCTGGATGCGACCGCCCGGGCCGAACTGGCCGCGCAAGCCGCGGAAGTCGATCTGGCGGAGATCGAGCGGTTGAACCGCACGTTGGTCTTCAAGGCGGCGGGTGGCGGCGCGAACCTGGACGGGCTGGCGCCGGCGCCCTGCATCCTGCTGCCCGAGCACGGCGGCGACGCGGCGCAGTGGGCGGCGGCCACGGCCCGGGGCGAGGCGGCCTTGCGCGCGGGGCGGGTGGCGGCTTTCACCGTGGCGGGCGGGCAGGGGACGCGCCTGGGCTATGACGGACCGAAGGGGACCTTCGCCGTCACGCCGCTGAAGGCGAAGACGCTGTTTCAGGTTTTTGCGGAGAAGATCAAGGCCAGCGGTCTCCGTTACGGCCGGCCGCTGCACTGGTTCATCATGACGAGCCACGCGAACCACGCGCAGACCGAGGTGTTTTTCGCCGAGAACCGGCACTTCGGCCTCGATCCGGGCCGGGTGCATTTCTTCCGGCAGGGGCGGATGCCGGCGGTCGGATATGATGGGAAAATCCTGCTCGAGACCCCGGGCACGCTCGCCCTCAGTCCCGACGGTCACGGCGGCTCGCTGCGCGCGCTCCACCGCAGCGGCGCGCTCGACCTGATGCAGTCGGAAGGGGTGGACACGCTCAGTTACTTCCAGGTGGACAACCCGCTGGTGCGTTGTGTGGATCCGGCCTTCATCGGTTTTCACCTCGGCGCCGGGGCGGAGATGTCGAGCAAGATGGTGCCGAAGGCCTACCCGGAGGAAAAGGTGGGGCATTTCTGCCTCCAGGACGGCAAGATCGTGGTCGTTGAGTACAGCGACATGCCGCTGAGCATGCAGCGCGAGACCAACCCGGATCGGACCCTGCGGTATGGCGCGGGCAGCATTGCGATCCATGTGATCGACCGGGAATTCGCGCGGCGACTGGCGGTGGGGGGCGAGGATGTCGCCCTGCCGTTTCACCGGGCGGACAAGAAGATCGCCACCATCGATGCCGCCGGGCAGCCGGTGAAGCCCACGGCGGCGAACGGCGTTAAATTTGAGATGTTTGTGTTCGATGCGATCCCCTTTGCGCGCAACTCCA is from Lacunisphaera limnophila and encodes:
- a CDS encoding ExeA family protein; its protein translation is MYQSYYGFTEMPFHITPDPKFLYLSNTHQEALQHLKYGVHEKKGFIVLIGEVGCGKTTLCRKFLSELDPAHYDTALVLNPRVTETQMLKAILTELGEPNLARSKNDLVAQMNQVLLDRIAKGREIVLIIDEAQNLSFEVFEQVRLLSNLETDKQKLLQIVLMGQTELKDRLAAEELRQLRQRILVHYELRPFTRDEMDRYISHRLTVSGSMGRPHFTSWALRRLYKSSRGIPRIINNLCDKSLLSAFIRESDEVNYWDARRAARDLERLTD
- a CDS encoding septum formation initiator family protein, giving the protein MNPSKLVNGTFAVLFTGIALWAVVFFVEMNRELKALQLQEAANLRRLAAAEAKLKEQTEYLERLRHDPALLERIIRQKLGFAKGDEFVFRFEKPLP
- a CDS encoding UTP--glucose-1-phosphate uridylyltransferase, translated to MNTDSLISTYRAAGQGQVFAFWESLDATARAELAAQAAEVDLAEIERLNRTLVFKAAGGGANLDGLAPAPCILLPEHGGDAAQWAAATARGEAALRAGRVAAFTVAGGQGTRLGYDGPKGTFAVTPLKAKTLFQVFAEKIKASGLRYGRPLHWFIMTSHANHAQTEVFFAENRHFGLDPGRVHFFRQGRMPAVGYDGKILLETPGTLALSPDGHGGSLRALHRSGALDLMQSEGVDTLSYFQVDNPLVRCVDPAFIGFHLGAGAEMSSKMVPKAYPEEKVGHFCLQDGKIVVVEYSDMPLSMQRETNPDRTLRYGAGSIAIHVIDREFARRLAVGGEDVALPFHRADKKIATIDAAGQPVKPTAANGVKFEMFVFDAIPFARNSIVIETARADDFSPVKNADGLDSPRTSREDQMRQFARWLQGAGVPVATDATGLPQARIEVSPLFGYDASTFAERWQALPVKPAVVEGLYLE